In Triticum urartu cultivar G1812 chromosome 6, Tu2.1, whole genome shotgun sequence, the following proteins share a genomic window:
- the LOC125514342 gene encoding auxin-responsive protein SAUR71-like, with product MKRLFRRLSRVAAADSSSAAAATAYRQLRAPKQSASAAGGGCAKVPQGHVPVCVGEEGGPVERFAVRADLLGRPAFAALLLRAAQEYGYGHPGALRIPCPVADFRRLLVRLSDDPYADEC from the coding sequence atGAAGCGCCTCTTCCGACGGCTCTCCCGCGTCGCCGCGGCCGACTCCTCCTCCGCGGCTGCCGCCACGGCGTACCGGCAGCTCCGCGCGCCGAAGCAGTCAGCgtcggcggccggcggcggctgCGCCAAGGTGCCGCAGGGGCACGTGCCGGTGTGCGTCGGCGAGGAGGGCGGGCCCGTGGAGCGGTTCGCGGTGCGCGCGGACCTGCTGGGCCGGCCGGCCTTCGCGGCGCTGctcctgcgcgccgcccaggagTACGGCTACGGCCACCCCGGCGCGCTCCGCATCCCCTGCCCCGTCGCCGACTTCCGCCGCCTCCtcgtccgcctctccgacgaccCCTACGCCGACGAGTGCTAG